The nucleotide window TATCACaaactaaaataagaaaaaagCATGTAATGATAGACAAATCtgggataaatttcaacaactgtccctgaacttattaGTTGTAACAGTATagtcctttaattttaaaatgtaacataaaaccccctaaactttcaaattttgcacggtaaaatccctctaactttcaattactgattttttagttaaaaactgatgtgaatagctctcgCATGgtacttagtcaacatttctctctcctctcttatgcaaagtgtaaaattattttctttatgcatgaaaaattattctgtctatagagagaaaaatgatttaatttacacatggcttgagagagaaaagagaaatactgactaagctccacGCTGACCGGAAAACTAGTAATTGGAGGTTAGGGGGATTTcactgtgcaaaatttaaaagttgataggattttatgttacatttttaagttgagggactataatgttacaactagataagttcagggacatttgttaaaatttatccgacAAATCTGACAATATCTTGAGTCTAGAGTTGTAAAATGGGACTACGCTAACTACACTTATGAGCTCGCTACCACACTAGACAAGCAAAACAGTGTTTCTTCACACATAAGACAGACCAAATATGAACCTCTTAAAGTGCTACATGGAGTGTGAAGAAATTATTGGTTCACTGTTTATGGAGCTCAACGTTGTGTGGATTTCAGCCATGAGCATTGAATTTGATGagaaattcaatatatatatatatacacatgatCAGTCAAAATCCACTGCCATACATGCCTTAACATTCATACCTCTGCATCACCCAAAAACAGATCATCAATCTCTTCAGCAGTTTCCATCCAGTTCAGCtgaaataaaaaaatttgttAATAAGGTAATTTatctctcatttttttttattagcaaGTAATTGATCTCTCATTCTGGAAGTTAACGCTTTGCATTTAAAAATTCTGTTGCTTACAGATTGAACAACAACTGGAATGGAACCATCTAGAGTGCCTTTGTACTGCTTTTCTGTGATCATGAATACATGTTTATTGGCTGCATTTAGAATTGACTGAAAGAGAAGCAGTTAAAAAGGGAAACTTATTGGTGACAGTATCATATTGAGAAAACGGCCTTGATGAGTCAATGCAGAATGCTTTCATAAAATGAAAACACTTGACAATCAAATTTATATGCACGATTCTCAAAAATGTCTATGAAATGGTTCAAGTCATAAAATTCCACAGAAACAGGATACACAGCAACACTCACCTTCTCTTGAATGATTGACTCCTCACCTTGCAAGTTTTGGCGACCAATGACTGCAATTAGTGTTTCCTCTTCTATAATATCAGCATCATCAAATGCAAAATCAATCTACATAGCAGCAACTTAAAGTGAAATAGTGGTAAGTTTCAAAATATGTATAGTCAAAATCACGCAAGAATTGGGAAGTTCTAATGACATATCTAGAACTAGTACAACAAATTCCAGAAGGAATTTGCATCTATTCTCTCTTCTCAAGAGATTTTGTCTCTTCATACCAATTTGTAACTAGTCAACATATCTATTCCAAGCCAGTTCCAAAATCTTCCCATCCAATCTAGCTTTTGCTTCAGCATATTTATTTGCAACATGCTCTTTCACATAAACATGCTAGCATGTAGAACTTGAAATATTGAAAATCGACAAAATTTAACAGATGATTAGAATTTAAGCACACTTGAGAACCATCTTGGTATTGCTCCAATGGAATGCCTGCCTTAGCTGCTTCACTTGCACTTGCTACTGACCTACATAAATGTAAAAGCAGGCTATACATTAGAAGTAGAAAGGGAGTACTGAAAAGCTCAAAAGTGCAACAAAAGTACAAGTGCATAGCCATCTACAATATCCAGATGTAGGCACAGATAAAGATTAAAGGCAAGGGTGTTCAGAAAACTACCACATCTGAGGTACAAGTGATTTTCATTGGAAGAAGGAAAAACAAAATTGGGAAAATCAGATAAGTCAAAAAGAACTGAACTTTGCTTTGTATTCTTTAACTGTTTACTAGAAAGGTCAACTAAATTCATCAAGTGGCACAGCATCTTATTTGAAAGGCAACGATTTGGGAAAACTTCAAAAGCCTACTATTTGGTTTAGCACTTTTTCACTAAGGGGGTTGTGGTTTTCATAAGTTATCATCTTGATGTCAATTTTAGGTAATGTCATCAAGATGGCACATAGTAAGTgcctatatgacataaaataataattatgagTTTTATTCATATGGCACCTATGCAAATGACCAATTGccatcaaaataatttattttccttctcaaaatacaaatttatcataaaaaaaattaacataacATATATAAAATTTCTTCCCTTTTAGGCACATATAAATATCGTTGGTAAAACATTTTATTTAATATGATGAGTTATGTTACACCATGTAACATATATATACTTTTCTTATGGCCAAAATTGTACTTTGTAAACATAATTATGATATCAGTCAAAATGGTACCATAGTAATATTAGACAAAAGCCACAATTActaaaatgaagaaaagaaaaccacagaccctaagtgaaaaaaaaaatgctaaacCATAAGGTATATTTTAAACTTTTCCCAAACTTTTTTTAATGGTGCAAAAGAAGTCATTAGCACATAGCATATCATAACATAAAGAAAGAACTTTCATTACTGATGGCATGGGAGAATCCAACTCACATGGGTATGCCTACTATATCTTTTAAAGCACCAGCATGAAGTTGTTGACCCAAATACAGTATAGCCATACCAGAAGCATGTCCAGACCCTAATCCAATAACCATGCCACTTTTTATGTATGTATTAACCTAGAAAAGCGAGTAACAAATGAATTCCAGTAATTAACCACCAATAATAACCATATGAACACGGACTTAAAGCTAATAACATAAGAAAGGTGGATggcaaataaaatcagttaactTGCCAGATGCCTaatttccctttttctcttccatCTTCATCCTGTAGATCATCATTCTAGATTTCCTTTGAACTAATCAAGAACACAACTAACAATGTATTTGTTAGAGATCTTTCTAAAGCTGATCCATCCGTGGGTCAAGTTTATAAGAGGTTCACACATGATCCTAAGTAAAAGGAAGTCTagtaaatgttaaaattattattagcaTTTATTTTCAGTATTTTAGTAGTTGTTTGGATGGagtgagaatgttaaggtggataagtggccatactaaactagataaagtccgtaacgaGAGTATAAGAGAAAaaataggagtggtgccaattgaggataagttgagagaagggagattgaggtggtttgatcatgtgaagcgtagacatacggaagctccagttagacaagtagagtacattGAGTTAGAGTATAGAAAGAAAGAaggagtagacctaaactgacttggaagagagtaatacaacatgatctagaagcattacatattttcgaggatttaacccaaaatcgtttagagtggagaaagagaatccatatagccaatcccaataaatttttggtataaaagcttagttgagttgagtattgtaGTAGTTGTTTATTGGTCAATTGAACTAAGTCAAATGGATCCTAAGGCTTAGGAACATATGTTAGTTAAGGATACTGAGAATTATAAGAACGTTTAGGAGCAGTTCTCCAAATTCCTGTGTTATATTTATTACTATGTTACAGTGTTGAACGTAAGCAGTATTTTCCACAGAAATCTCAGATTTTTTAAGATCATTGGGTTCTCTGTTCTTGAGCCCTAATTAGCAATCATAGGTAGACAAGATAGAAAAACAGCCAAGAAAAATTCAGTTAAGGATCCTTATCTGGACTTTCCTGTTCATTTTTCCATAACTAGATCCATAAGCAAGGACCACAACAATattgttttttaaaaaaaaaaacataaattatCAAATCCAAGATATATTGAATGCTTGCAGAAAGTTTGTTTGTTAAGAGAAATCATCTAATATGAAACAGGAAGACGTAAttaaatatatacatatttttttaaaaaaaactgaaattttagaaaAGATGAGTGGGTATTTTAAAGATCAATTTGTAAGAACAACACCATAATCATAAAAtatctaaaaagaaaaaaatatatagattCAAAAGTTGATATAAAAACTGGAATCAGCTAAATTTTGAGAAGAAGTTCGTCAACAAGCTAATATTcatatcaaaattattaaaaaaaaaaaaagcaaaagcaATGATAAAAGTTAATAAATAAAAGAACAACTTAGTTCAATTTCActcaattttgcagcaaatgcaTAGGAAAAGAAGATGAgtgaatgaaaaaaaattaaaaataaaaatttgctaGCAAATGAATGACAAAAAGCCACTTGAAATATCAATCAGGGCAGCCAGGAGTTAAAATCCTTGCTTTAACCTCCCCCTCCGTCAAACCAAAATTAAAGGGAGATTTTTTTTCCCAATCTTTTTAATACCTATCGTTAAATCTGTAATCATGTCAAATAATATCATCTAATTGTCACTCTAGATAAATGGACACCATGAAAAATAATTTCATGATAAAATTAATGGTACTAAAATAATAATGGATTTCTTTGTCCATGAAGCGAAGAACCACTAATTCAAATGTTTCTGAACTTTTCcccaaataataatatataaaagtaTGGAAAATCAACATTTATGATAAAGTAAGtattatcattttaatattcccccaaaaaaaaaagattatcatTTTAATCCAATGGTCATTGCACTACTTTCCATTGCATTGGTAATTTCATTCCATTCCATTGCATCCTTCCAAAGTAATTGCTATTTTTCTCAGTACCTCATTAAACCTGCACTAACTCCAGCCATACCCAGATAGAAAATCCCAAAACTAAACCAacgtaagaaaaaaaaatcagaaaactAGTTAATCATAGGAAAGAACGGAAAACCGCTAATGGGTTTTAAGTAAGAACCCACATTGAGGATAGAAAGCAAAGAATTGGAGAATAATTTCATACAGTATGCTTGGCTGCATGAAGGAGAGCGCTTGCCCGAGTGATGGGGAAACAAATTTCTGTGCTGCGTCTTCTTGGACATGAAGTTGAATTGCCATTGAAAGTAGTGGGAGAAATAGAGTGGACAAGTGTTGATATTAATGAAGCCATTCTTATCTCCTTCTCTCCTGGTTTTGACTGATATATCTCTTGTAACGTTAACAAAACAGATTGTCTGCGTCCACTCAACAAAAAAGagagtgaaaagaaaaaaaaaatattattatatttgaaaataaactttcaataatgccctcgtattttataaaaattaaaatagtttttaacttatttaaaaaaattacaatttacctctttattttgataaaaaaaataaattactagATGAGATGAGATATATAgttaataagattttttttttttaacttgcgGGGACGTCTTACTTGTTATttataatttaactttttttgtataaaatattttatttttgaggtatcatgttatatatatatatatatatatatatatatatacttgtaatttattaataattagtaatttaatatatttttattgatataatatttaaatgtaatttttttcttttcattctttTAGTTCCTCATTTATTTAAAAATCTAATTATTTAATGTATTTAAGTAAATAAAGTACcatttatatttttcatatattaaaataaattaataaattttaatgattaatTAAAAATAGGCATAAAAAaccataaaaaattaataaaaatgaatttctagcttttttatttaacttttatacaaaacaaataaaaaaataaagtaatgatttaaaaaataataattttctggtattaatgatttttttataaaattttattttgaatgataattaaaaattttaattaaataaaatttaaatataaataaaattaaaaattttatatttatataaaagataaaattaatttaaataataaaaatataaaataaattaatttttaataataaattaaattttatttttattatcatattaataaatcactgtagatatttttaataaagttaacgttgatatatatatatatatatatatatatatatatatatatatatatatatatttcgctATTGcaaattatttttgtatttttaaaatatttatataagatattcatgtaagaaaatttgaattaaactaatatttataattttaacttaaaattcttATGCAACAATAGTgagaattataatttataattaatttcttttttatttgaattagagGTATTTACTATCTTGTGAATTATAATAGCTGAGAGTGTTGAGTTAGATTTGTGGGTTTAAGATCTTCGAAATCGAAAGGATAGGGTAGAATAGAAATTGAATTGAAGATATGGGTTCTCGAGGAGCCAACATGTTGATTTCTAGGGCAAACAGAATGAAAACGAAGCTGCAATCTGCTTTGGAAGCTACCACTATAGAAATCGAGGACGTTTCGCATCAGCACGCTGGCCACGCTGCCGTCAAAACCAATAATGTTGAGACCCATTTCAATTTGAAGATTGTCTCGCCCAAATTCAATGGTCACACCCTCCTTAAGCGCCACCGCATGGTCTATGATGCACTTGCGGATGAGCTTCAATCTGGATTGCATGCTCTCTCCATTGTGGCCAAGACTCCCCAGGAGGAAGAAGCTGCTTCTCGCAGATAACCACTCATTGCAGCTATTGTTCGGATCAGAGGTTAGGTTACTTCTATTTTCTTTGTCCCTCTATTGAGTTTTtgtatttttatgtattttagttgTTGTTGTGCATTTCAAGTCTCAGTTATCATATATACAATGTGATGATTTCATGAGTACAATGATTTTGGGTTTTACTGCTGCTGTGACTGATTTTTGTACGAAGACAATGAAATTGATTTCCTCTGGCAGGCACCTTAATCACTTGTTTTAATCTGTTTTATTATGCCTCGGCAACCTTGGCTTATGGCGTTGTCTGATCTCAAACTCTTCCTCTGTGTTTGTAAGGCGTGCATTTTGGATTTTGCTACTCTATCAACGAAGTTGTGTGCTTATCAAATGACATCAGCCATCTTGTTTATTATATCCTCTATTAATAGTGGATCATGGTTTTAAATCGCGGTCACACTCGCTGTAACGGAAACAGGTCTGTAAAGGCTTGGTAcgcaaatttttttaaaaaatttaagaagttCATAAAATGAGTAGATATTgatagaaataaataaaataaagacaTTATCATTTATCATATTTGGACATTATTAACATTAACTAATTTAGActtgaaataattatataaattgtaaataacTAACTTTATTACTACCAAAATGAATGTCTAGGAGGTTCTTGATAGTCTTGACTTTGGTTAACGTTATTTAACAATGGTAATGGCCGTTATTTTGCAAATTAAAATAGGCCTGTAAATAATGGCCTAACGGTTAACGGTCTCCTTTAAAATCTGTAAATAATGACGTAACGGCTGTTATTTGGTTCCATGTAGTAGATGGATGTCTTTAAGAATAAGGGAGTATTTATTAGAGTACATAAGCAATTTTGCTTCTGGTATGCTTGAATGTTAGTACTGTCatttaggaagaagaagaagaagaatgttcCAATGCATAACACTTGCTGCTTGTTGATGGTGGTGCCAAAAATTTTGGTTAATCCATTCATCTACTCGTATGAAGATGATAAGAGCAACCGTCAACATAGTATACATATTTGACACTTtgagtatgaaaagagatatacaGAGGACATGTGTGATATTATTTATAGGTATGCTTGACTAGTTGACTGGTCAATTTTTAGAAAAAATGATGTTTTGCTGCATGAAACTTCTCACGTTTCGAGAAAAGGATAGATTTAGATATTTAGTCTTCCTGGCACAAGCCATCTTGTTTCTGATATGCTTCGATAGTGGACTAATTTAACTAAAAAGAAAAGATGTTCAATACAAGAGGTTTTCCTTGTTGCAATATCTGGGAGGGTTAAATATGTGCAACCTATCATGTGAATACCAAGCTCTAGGAAGGCAAAATGTCTATACTATGTAGCCTTTCTTTCTGTTATATATGTCACACCCCACCATGGAATCAAATAACGGCCGTTACGTTATGTAATGGTTGTTATTTACAAGTTTTAAAAGAGGCCGTTATCCGTTAGACCTTTATTTATGGGCCTATTTTGATTTGCAGAATAACAACCGTTATCATTGTTAAATAACGGTAACTGCCTTTAAATGAGATAACCAAAGTCAAGACTATCAAGAACCTTCTAGACATTCATTTTGGTGGTAATAAGGTTAgttatttacaatttatataattatttcagGTCTAAATTAGTTAATGTTAATGATGTCCAAATATGATAGATGATAAcgtcttttttttatatataaatgctTAGTATATAgttgtatattttaattttatttatttttatcaatatctACTTATTTTATGAACTttgcaaatttttttaaaaaaattgtgtaGGGTCAGGCCGTTACCATTACCGTTACGGCTGTTACAGGCCCGTTTCCGTGACCTGCGACCGTGACCACGATTGCAACCGCGACGGCAATTTAAAACCATGCACCCCACCAACTAGTAGGTATTATTTTACAGTATTGACTACGTATAAAATAATTCCTTCTAATTTAAGATATATATAAGTGAAAGTTATGcctaaaataatgaattaataaaatatttattatttttttaaaaaattgttgttATTTTTTTAAGCAAAAACCCTTTCTCTTGTAACACCATTACTCTATATCTCTCAAAGTTCTGGTTTCTAACATTCATCCTTGCTAAACATATCAATGCTAATGTCACCTAACATGATAGTTTGTTTTCAAGAAAACCCAAAATGAAACATGCAAGACTTGGTGGTTGTGCATGATTCAAAATGTATGATATCACCATTTTTTCTTGTAATCCCAACTATTTACAAAGTAcaacaaaataattataagttTTAAATTCTTGTACATATGCCAAGTCTTTAAATTCATAACCTTTTATAACCCTATACAAAAGTCCTTCCAAACAGCTTCCATATTTTAAATGGGTGCAAAAATAATCTCTTTTTCCTTCCCATCTATTGAGCTCTGGTTTACCTGTGCACAAATAAGAAGTTTATCTAACAATAAGACAAGAACTAGGGATTAATAAGATTTCTTCCATTCTGAAAGAAAAAAGGACCATTAGGACTAAAGTATTAAATGAGAATGATATCTTTATTAGTGATGGCATTTGGTATACTCAAATAGACAAAGGTTTTATCATAATTCATCACAAAATCATTATCAGGAGTGATAGTATCTTAATACCCCTAAACAGAATGTTATACTCACATACAAGGTGTTAGGTGTGATAAAGTCACAGCCCCCCTTAACAGAAAGAATATAAATTCCAATTAGTTATCAATTCTCAGATGAGACAGAAttttggaatatatatatatatatatatatatatatatataaagttgcaTTAACTTTCTTGGCTGAGAGCCTGACACCATTTCTTTCTCATCTTGATTTCCTTTAAACAAGTAACAGCATGCAAAATTCTCCACATGACACGCAACATTCACACCATCTCATAATAACCAAttaaataaatgggttttcattaTGTTAAACatttatacattatataaatcATAAGATGACAAATGGACTATCTGATCTAAACCACAGATATAGCAAATATAATAACCTAACATCCACTTATTTCATATGGCAATCAGTATAACTTCTTCTATAAACATTAAATGCCAATTTAATTTAAACCACAAGATAGCAAATATAATAACATAGCATCCACTTATTTCGCACGGCAATAGTGTAATTTCTTCTATATATTCTACTTAAGATAAGTTTATATACTTACCTAATTTCACAAGTTCCTTTTAGTTCTTCACAATTTACTTCTCTTCTCCAGATATCTCTTGGCTAGTACAAAGGAAAAGTAGAATGGAAAGGATTGGAGTTGGTGGACGGGTACAAGTCCCTCTCCATTCTCTAATTTCATTTGACCAAATTTTTGCAATGTGTCAACATCACACGGCCAAACTCTTGCCATGTGTTAACATTGCATGGTTTAAGGAAATCAAATTTCCTTTTTAGTCCTCCTtttcatttcctccaaattgtCTCATATAATTTACTTAATGTTTTATGCTATAATTTATCTCATATAGTCCTAGCCCTTCTACTTCTCTTCTACAATCCAAAACCAAAAAACTACTCCTAATAAAAAAACCACTCATAATccatttctttaataattattataaattgtgaACTGGAAACCAAAAGGAAAACAAAACAAACAAGAAAGGAATGGGATTGTATCTGTGGCTTCCAACCCTCCACATTTTGTTCCCTCAGAAACTCCACTTCCTCAAAGGCCTCGTCAGTGCCACCCTCCCGCCGCCCCCTGTGAGTCTAAGGGAAGTGAAAATGAAAAACCTAAGACTTGTACAGCAGACAAGCTGCACTACATCCTTGTTTTCACTTCCGATTGGAAACTCGCTCTCTGGCATTACCTGCCTTCTCCTAGGGTATTAATTATTATTCAATATCCAAATGTTCTCTACTTCTGattatttgttgaatttttgtgGTTATTGACTCATTACGATGATTGTGTTTCGCAAGCACATTGAAGGAATCatctgttattgttgttgttgttgttgttgttatcaaGGGTCGAGTACAAATGCTATTGGATATGATCTCTCTCCTGAATCCTGTGGTAATTATGTTTTTGGAAACCCCAATTATCTGAATGATTGCTTGTTTCCTGCTTCAAAAACTTATTGATCACGGATGTTGTTGTCCAGTCCTTGTTTGCATGCTTCATGTCTGGTCAAGGGGTTTGATGCTTGGATTTTAGAAGTTCTAGGAGCTGGACTGAGGCCATACCCTAAACCAGGCATACAAATGGCATGTGATAGCTGCATATTGATGATGCTATTAACTGGGCTCAATATGACCAAATTGGAAAAGAtggtttttttttctccttttttttttttttttttggaggggGGGTGGGTTGGGCCAGACAGACCTTCATAAAATACTATTAAGAAAAAATATTATTGCAAGATTTAtgtatctaattttttttatgtaaaatgtAAATTATGGCAACGAATCATTTTTTTCTCAATAAATAGTTACTTTAGATGTTTAGCTTGTCAATATAATTTACATTCGAGTTAAAATATGAATTTGAGTAATTTTGTAGCATTAGCTGCAACagttaaattttgaccatgacACCCTGAAACAGTCAGATTGCAACTGCAATCTAAAACCTTGCTATGCATCATTGCTTGTTGAGTTGCAGTGTACATAACTTCCATTGAATAGGTATTTTAGAATTACCTAAGACATTTATTACACAATCTCCATGTCAGCCATTTTTAGAGCTCCTCATTCTTTTCATTCCATTGTATTGGACATAGGAATTCTCAATGTTTATTTTGTAAACTTCCATCTACGTTCTGGGGTTTACCTCCTCGACTCTAGCTTCTGATTAATCCAATATCTGGTTTCATCTGTCAGAACTATGTAATCCACAAGAAGTGTGGGCTATTGGGGCTTACAAAATATAGTTTTAAACATAACCTGAGAAACATTACAAAATCTTAATATAAAAAATGTTATTGGGGCTttgatgaaattttataaaatgtaAATAGCTTTTTGTGAgttcaaaaaggaaaaaagaaatttTGTTATTGGGTTTCAAATTTGGGTATGGGTTCTCTTTATAGGTTAAATAACTGATGGCATTTTTTATTAACGGCCACCACcaccccccctccccccctctACCCTCAAAGATTATCTTTCTTTGTTTTTGAAATCTGTATCTTGGCTtaactttttatttgtttttaataaCCTAATGAAAAGGTTAGCTCAACTCAACTTAATTaaacctttatctcaaaaatttggggtcgactaCATGGATTCTCTTTTTCTATTCTAATGAAAAGCTCATGATGAGaattagagttttgattagaTGAGCCCCAGCTACTAATAAAAAGTTTTAATCTTGACAGACAAGATTCTTTTAGATGCTTAGGAAGTTCAAAAAATTCAAGTGTAGGCAGACTAGTTTATTTCCCTTTGCTATTGCCTGTAGACTTCAGTTGATGTCAAATATCCTTTGTAGCAACCTTGTTGGAGCCGGTATCTTCAATTTGTCCATGTAATATTTAGCTGGTCCCTTCTATTTCAAAACATACACTAACAAAACTTCTGAATGTCACTGCAGGTTGTCAATGATGATATGTTTGGATAGCAGAACTGAAGAAAGTTTGCACTATCAATATAAGCAGGCCAGTTTTCCTGTAATGGGATAAATAAGGGTCTCCTTTCATTCTTAAGATTTTTGTTTGTGTTATTGGCGAGGATCATTGAACCGAAAAGAAGTCTCTATGGTTGGTGAAGGATTTGGTCCATAGATACCTTCTGCATGAACACATGCATGGCATATTTGCATTCATCAACCCAGCTATTTGTAGACCATGTTGTTTCAACTTTACCCTTTCTTTTGGAAAAAAGTTGGGTGGGGAAAGAAAAAGAGGGGAAAGAGTGCAAGAGGAAGAGAAATTCTCTCTTTTATCTTATCTGGAAAATGGTGAAGACCCTTTGCTTCTTACCCCTTTCACTTCCCTTTTCTTTCCCCAGGCTCATCACCATTCCTGTCCCAAGGGTTTTAACTATATTGAAGTTTGTGTGCATAATTGATGAAACTAAGATTTGCCCACAATTAAAAATTGTGTAGTAACAAAATATTCAGTCAATATTTTCAGATTTTGTCATAATTGTTAAAGAGGGGTCTTTTTTGTGATTACTAAttaaaaatttagctaaattttgagtttttttttttttttttggggaggGGATTTTTTAACAATTgcattctaaattaaaaatttttaattttgacccAAGCCTACTTTTGGTGTTAGTTGAAGTACATGGTgtaattgtaaaaaaaattaatttagcgtGTAATGGTAAAAGGTAAGAAAGTTTAGGATTTTTTAACCATTTGTCAAAAATAGTATCACAAAATATATATTAGGGAAAATTCTTGCCTTGATTTGGTCTACTGCAAATTCAAGATATAACAGTCATATGTAAAAAGTTAAATAACAATAAAGTTCCTAAGTTTTAGTAAAACTTACAAgttaattcttaattttattttccttaataatttgattttcatattttaatcaaTTGGTCCTTGTATCCAATGAATTTGAGGATTAATTTActgataaaagtaaaaaatacGATCAAA belongs to Hevea brasiliensis isolate MT/VB/25A 57/8 chromosome 4, ASM3005281v1, whole genome shotgun sequence and includes:
- the LOC110650377 gene encoding probable ribose-5-phosphate isomerase 4, chloroplastic isoform X1 — its product is MASLISTLVHSISPTTFNGNSTSCPRRRSTEICFPITRASALLHAAKHTVNTYIKSGMVIGLGSGHASGMAILYLGQQLHAGALKDIVGIPMSVASASEAAKAGIPLEQYQDGSQIDFAFDDADIIEEETLIAVIGRQNLQGEESIIQEKSILNAANKHVFMITEKQYKGTLDGSIPVVVQSLNWMETAEEIDDLFLGDAEVWRRSSIGQAGPLGGDFPLVTREGHNVIDVIFTSPIQSLAEVAESLDKVNGVVDHGIVSKFPCIAVIASDSGLCIINNPPTDAVQVIM
- the LOC110650377 gene encoding probable ribose-5-phosphate isomerase 4, chloroplastic isoform X2 → MSKKTQHRNLFPHHSGKRSPSCSQAYWSGHASGMAILYLGQQLHAGALKDIVGIPMSVASASEAAKAGIPLEQYQDGSQIDFAFDDADIIEEETLIAVIGRQNLQGEESIIQEKSILNAANKHVFMITEKQYKGTLDGSIPVVVQSLNWMETAEEIDDLFLGDAEVWRRSSIGQAGPLGGDFPLVTREGHNVIDVIFTSPIQSLAEVAESLDKVNGVVDHGIVSKFPCIAVIASDSGLCIINNPPTDAVQVIM